The Nitrospiraceae bacterium genome has a window encoding:
- a CDS encoding FAD-dependent oxidoreductase — MDGCSVIVAGAGLAGLTAAYDLQRAGAKVTVVEARDRVGGRVWTVREPFVGGQYAEAGGDLIDDDQRAIRHLAKAVGLRLAPILKRGFSFVSKAVGGRVSQSSAPAGGVWAQLAEMAMPWIEAYRKSEQRWDSPVARLLAERSVADWLSEIHADRSLRARMDGLRGFFLADPNELSLLALVDQLATESTGPGGFYRIKGGNDRLASALAERLAEPVLLQAMLTAVMQRQGHVAVTLQQATGRRTMKADYLVMALPATMVRRILFRPALPQAQQQAMKGLRYGHGTKTLLQFDRRFWHRSGQPRAYGTNLPIGAIWDGNEEQRGPAGILTLLAGGSASNETKRLVRTRGVAGLVAALSWLGAGNSRLLAARQVRWEDDVLVRGGYAVFHKGYDPGQRAWFARPHGRVLFAGEHTSLRWQGYMNGAVESGQRAAAEVLALRALGRQ, encoded by the coding sequence ATGGACGGTTGCTCGGTGATCGTCGCCGGTGCGGGACTTGCGGGACTGACGGCCGCCTATGACTTGCAGAGGGCAGGCGCGAAGGTGACGGTCGTCGAGGCGAGGGATCGCGTCGGTGGGCGTGTCTGGACGGTGCGCGAGCCGTTCGTCGGTGGGCAATATGCCGAGGCAGGCGGAGACCTGATCGATGACGATCAACGGGCGATCAGACACTTGGCAAAAGCTGTGGGGCTTCGTCTTGCGCCGATTTTGAAACGCGGATTTTCGTTTGTCTCCAAGGCTGTCGGCGGACGAGTCAGCCAATCGAGTGCGCCGGCCGGAGGAGTCTGGGCGCAGCTGGCCGAAATGGCGATGCCCTGGATCGAAGCCTATAGGAAGAGCGAACAGCGGTGGGACAGCCCGGTTGCGCGGCTATTGGCGGAGCGGTCGGTTGCGGACTGGTTGAGCGAAATCCATGCCGATCGGAGTCTTCGTGCGCGGATGGATGGGTTGCGGGGATTTTTCCTGGCAGATCCTAACGAGCTGTCGCTTCTGGCATTGGTGGATCAATTGGCGACCGAGTCGACGGGGCCGGGTGGCTTCTACCGCATCAAAGGCGGCAACGATCGGTTGGCCTCAGCGTTGGCCGAGCGATTGGCTGAGCCAGTGCTGTTGCAAGCAATGTTGACGGCGGTGATGCAGCGTCAGGGTCATGTAGCGGTCACGCTCCAACAGGCAACCGGCCGGCGAACGATGAAAGCCGACTACCTTGTCATGGCGTTGCCTGCGACGATGGTGCGGCGCATCCTCTTTCGTCCGGCCCTGCCTCAGGCACAACAACAGGCCATGAAAGGGCTGCGTTATGGTCACGGCACGAAGACGCTCCTCCAGTTCGATCGCCGGTTTTGGCACCGGAGCGGGCAGCCGCGCGCCTATGGAACGAATCTGCCGATCGGTGCCATCTGGGATGGAAACGAAGAGCAACGAGGTCCAGCCGGTATCCTTACGCTCTTGGCGGGTGGCTCGGCAAGCAATGAGACCAAGCGCCTAGTCCGGACTCGCGGGGTGGCGGGACTCGTCGCAGCCCTCTCGTGGCTTGGCGCGGGCAACTCTCGCCTTTTGGCAGCGCGGCAGGTCCGGTGGGAAGACGATGTCCTGGTGCGAGGGGGCTATGCCGTCTTCCACAAGGGCTACGATCCGGGGCAGCGGGCCTGGTTCGCCCGACCGCATGGGCGCGTGTTGTTTGCGGGCGAGCACACGAGCCTGCGGTGGCAAGGCTACATGAACGGCGCAGTCGAAAGCGGTCAGCGAGCCGCAGCGGAGGTGTTGGCCCTCCGGGCTCTCGGGAGGCAGTGA
- a CDS encoding type II toxin-antitoxin system VapC family toxin, with the protein MGLPSERTRIALDTNVFIYFLADHPRYGKWCGALFDKIERGRYAATTSTITLLELLVQPYRDHQDELAQKIFALSSTYPKLEWLPVTMATADRAAELRARYRLSTPDSIQLATAIVFKAERFYGNDRALRRVKELECVILDEVI; encoded by the coding sequence ATGGGACTTCCTTCCGAACGCACTCGCATTGCACTCGATACCAACGTCTTTATCTACTTCCTGGCCGACCACCCGAGGTATGGCAAGTGGTGCGGCGCCCTTTTTGACAAGATTGAGCGCGGCAGGTATGCGGCGACAACCTCCACCATCACGCTTCTGGAACTCCTCGTCCAGCCCTACCGAGATCATCAGGATGAGCTGGCGCAGAAGATATTTGCGCTTTCAAGTACGTATCCGAAGCTCGAGTGGTTACCCGTTACCATGGCGACCGCAGACCGGGCTGCTGAGTTGCGCGCACGCTATAGGCTAAGCACGCCGGACTCGATCCAGTTGGCCACGGCAATCGTATTCAAGGCAGAGCGGTTCTACGGCAACGATCGCGCGTTGCGCCGGGTGAAGGAGCTGGAGTGCGTGATTCTGGACGAGGTCATTTAG
- a CDS encoding DUF202 domain-containing protein has protein sequence MSNLNDPRVLFAAERTLLAWSRTSLALLAFGFVIERAGLLLKILAPQQGRLGSETLTFWLGVGFIALGTFAALYSSRQYLAVLKTLAPAEIPAGYTPRWGLVVNAVVAGLGGLLVVALYVARG, from the coding sequence TTGTCCAATCTCAACGATCCTCGCGTGCTCTTCGCCGCCGAGCGCACCCTGTTGGCTTGGAGCCGAACGAGCTTGGCTCTGCTCGCATTCGGCTTCGTGATCGAGCGCGCAGGTCTCCTTCTAAAAATCCTGGCGCCCCAGCAGGGCAGGCTGGGCAGCGAGACGCTGACATTCTGGCTCGGGGTCGGGTTCATCGCCCTGGGCACGTTTGCCGCCCTGTATTCGTCCCGCCAATACCTGGCGGTCCTCAAGACGCTCGCACCGGCTGAAATTCCCGCAGGCTATACCCCGCGCTGGGGATTGGTGGTGAATGCGGTCGTGGCGGGACTCGGTGGGCTGTTGGTCGTGGCGTTGTATGTGGCACGGGGCTGA
- a CDS encoding sel1 repeat family protein — protein MIPRRLPARFFAPAVLAACFIAPPTIESPAHAASCEAVVGMWVWFAGGEVTIKPDGTFTQQSGNSGTWECLDPAKGAITLKWKQGGYVNRLSLAEGGTTLVSADPAQPFVKAFKSNREGALSDLLVRRQESNGDQSTSRRPPDQASRTVPIKPSTPLRNAEEKPTPFESPQKFVAAAPKVEAQFKRSYDLFMKKDYAAATPILLEVAKAGHPRAQALFGRTYQEGLGQKVAFKQAADWYGKAAAQGHRAAQFSLGNLYFEGDGVATDQAKAIQLYRQSAEQGYDQAELIFGLSYEFGWGGLKWDRRQAIAWLDRAGKHRDGQAGWIATWLEKSDTPHFKNEVQLGKYIGSIIERRAAAAFERGGASSIPSEKCDWRSAQRAEALEKAGRGDQASRCRGGDKEYCGP, from the coding sequence ATGATCCCCCGTCGCCTGCCTGCCCGGTTCTTTGCCCCGGCGGTTCTTGCGGCCTGTTTCATCGCACCGCCGACTATCGAATCCCCCGCCCATGCTGCCTCTTGCGAGGCGGTCGTGGGCATGTGGGTCTGGTTTGCCGGCGGCGAGGTGACGATCAAACCGGACGGCACGTTTACCCAGCAGTCCGGCAATTCCGGAACCTGGGAATGCCTGGACCCAGCCAAGGGGGCGATCACGCTCAAATGGAAACAGGGCGGCTATGTCAATCGCCTCTCCCTCGCCGAAGGCGGCACCACATTGGTGAGCGCCGATCCCGCTCAACCCTTCGTCAAGGCATTCAAGAGCAATCGGGAAGGGGCCCTGAGCGACCTCTTAGTCCGGCGACAAGAGAGCAACGGCGATCAGTCCACCTCCCGCAGGCCTCCGGACCAGGCGAGCCGGACCGTGCCGATCAAGCCCTCGACACCTCTGCGAAATGCCGAGGAAAAGCCGACGCCGTTCGAGTCTCCGCAAAAGTTTGTGGCTGCGGCTCCCAAGGTCGAAGCGCAATTCAAACGGAGCTACGACCTCTTTATGAAGAAGGACTACGCCGCCGCTACGCCGATTCTGCTGGAGGTCGCGAAGGCCGGGCATCCGCGCGCTCAAGCCCTCTTTGGCCGAACCTATCAGGAAGGTTTGGGGCAGAAGGTGGCCTTCAAGCAGGCGGCGGACTGGTATGGGAAGGCGGCAGCGCAAGGACATCGCGCGGCCCAATTCTCGTTGGGAAATTTGTATTTCGAAGGCGACGGCGTGGCAACGGACCAAGCCAAGGCGATCCAGCTCTATCGACAGAGCGCTGAACAGGGCTATGACCAGGCGGAGCTCATCTTCGGTCTGTCGTATGAGTTCGGTTGGGGTGGTCTCAAGTGGGATCGACGCCAGGCGATCGCGTGGCTGGACAGGGCGGGGAAGCATCGAGACGGCCAAGCGGGATGGATCGCCACATGGCTCGAAAAATCCGATACGCCGCATTTCAAGAACGAGGTACAGTTGGGCAAATACATCGGGTCCATTATCGAGCGACGGGCGGCAGCGGCGTTCGAGAGGGGCGGCGCGAGTTCGATCCCAAGCGAAAAGTGTGATTGGCGTTCCGCGCAGAGAGCCGAGGCGCTCGAGAAGGCCGGCCGCGGCGACCAGGCCTCACGCTGCCGCGGCGGCGACAAGGAGTATTGTGGCCCGTGA
- a CDS encoding DUF2974 domain-containing protein — translation MIRTAHMVGMAVIGAIMTLCGCVNFRQGADEVLIRDPEIGRYGDPVSAATPAKEQWEYAALSENAYREGKENVRAKRKEFERSLVYSAKMTQADFEAACKDDGLALPVAGWRKWDFPSKDLQARMLKEGMYVEVLERTEHPRTIVVIFEGTNFTDLPDWKANLRWFLRFIPGIEDQYILAAKYLASEFYDVITSPRGPYKINTSTHNLETADGKRIKVIATGHSLGGGLAQHFAYVFKQPEQEPYGPKVDEVFAFDPSPVTGWFSSKNPPRNYNATGLRIHRIFEHGEILAYLRLLTSRLAVTSQDPAIWEYRYNFDAGTGLVANHSMRRLACGLIRAAEPWSDQSKAKPEGNR, via the coding sequence ATGATTAGAACTGCTCATATGGTAGGCATGGCTGTCATTGGCGCAATTATGACCTTGTGTGGGTGTGTGAATTTTCGCCAAGGTGCCGATGAGGTGTTGATTCGGGATCCTGAAATCGGGCGGTACGGAGATCCGGTATCGGCGGCGACACCGGCGAAGGAGCAATGGGAATATGCCGCGTTGAGCGAGAATGCATACCGTGAGGGAAAAGAGAATGTACGTGCAAAACGAAAGGAATTTGAGCGTTCGCTTGTTTATAGCGCGAAAATGACCCAGGCCGATTTTGAGGCGGCATGCAAAGATGATGGTCTCGCTCTTCCAGTTGCGGGGTGGAGAAAGTGGGATTTCCCAAGCAAGGATCTTCAGGCGCGGATGCTAAAAGAAGGAATGTATGTTGAGGTTCTTGAGAGAACAGAACATCCCCGGACGATAGTTGTAATCTTTGAGGGTACGAATTTCACTGACTTGCCAGATTGGAAAGCCAACTTGCGTTGGTTTCTGCGTTTCATCCCTGGTATCGAGGATCAATATATCCTTGCTGCCAAGTATTTGGCGTCCGAGTTCTACGACGTTATTACCTCTCCCCGAGGGCCTTATAAGATAAACACCTCCACTCACAATTTGGAAACCGCGGATGGAAAGCGAATCAAAGTCATCGCAACTGGACACTCCCTGGGTGGTGGTCTTGCACAACATTTTGCGTATGTCTTTAAGCAGCCTGAGCAGGAACCTTATGGCCCGAAGGTCGATGAAGTATTTGCATTCGACCCTTCGCCGGTGACTGGTTGGTTTTCGTCTAAGAATCCTCCTCGAAACTACAACGCGACTGGGCTTCGAATTCATAGGATATTTGAACACGGCGAGATTCTGGCGTATCTGAGGCTCCTGACGAGTCGACTTGCCGTCACGTCTCAAGACCCCGCCATTTGGGAGTATCGCTACAATTTTGATGCAGGGACGGGTCTAGTTGCCAATCATTCGATGCGTCGCCTGGCTTGCGGATTGATTCGCGCTGCTGAGCCTTGGTCAGATCAAAGCAAAGCGAAGCCCGAAGGCAACCGGTGA
- a CDS encoding AbrB/MazE/SpoVT family DNA-binding domain-containing protein — translation MAVQKLSSKNQIVLPKEARQAMGVKGGDELLVVVKDDLTLIMPKPKRYVRALQGLAKGAYPRHYLKRERRSW, via the coding sequence ATGGCCGTTCAAAAGCTCAGCAGTAAAAACCAGATCGTACTCCCGAAGGAGGCGCGCCAAGCCATGGGAGTAAAGGGGGGAGATGAGTTGCTCGTCGTCGTGAAAGACGACTTGACCCTCATCATGCCTAAGCCAAAGCGATATGTGCGCGCGCTGCAAGGATTGGCAAAAGGCGCCTATCCACGCCATTATCTGAAGCGAGAACGCCGCTCGTGGTAA
- a CDS encoding cytochrome-b5 reductase, with amino-acid sequence MDNSPATRIKTKQPVPYGLTAVHQDTHDTKTFCFALPEDATLDLLPGDHLYVHADIEGKTIKRPYTPSSMPGTTGYFDLTVKRYENGRISKYLHERQPGDKVLMSGPNVGGHWVDGMAKQVGFVAGGTGITPMISIIRWILATSQPVELFLLYANKTEADIIFREEWDENAREHASFHCFHVLNQPPAGWTQGTGHINEDLLRAHLPSPGPDSVIFLCGPPPMVDALEATLKKIGHGQQAIILP; translated from the coding sequence ATGGACAACAGCCCCGCCACCCGCATCAAGACGAAGCAGCCCGTCCCCTATGGGCTTACGGCCGTCCATCAAGACACCCACGACACGAAGACGTTCTGTTTCGCCTTGCCGGAGGACGCCACGCTCGATCTGCTGCCGGGCGATCACCTCTACGTTCATGCCGATATCGAGGGCAAGACGATCAAGCGTCCCTACACGCCGTCGTCGATGCCCGGCACGACAGGCTATTTCGATCTGACGGTTAAACGCTATGAGAACGGGCGGATCTCAAAGTATTTGCACGAGCGGCAGCCCGGCGACAAGGTTCTCATGAGCGGGCCGAATGTCGGCGGTCACTGGGTCGACGGCATGGCCAAGCAGGTCGGGTTCGTCGCGGGTGGCACCGGCATCACGCCGATGATTTCCATCATCCGCTGGATTCTCGCCACGAGCCAGCCCGTCGAATTGTTTTTGCTCTACGCGAACAAGACCGAGGCCGACATCATCTTTCGCGAGGAGTGGGACGAGAACGCACGCGAACATGCAAGCTTTCACTGTTTCCATGTCTTGAACCAACCGCCGGCCGGGTGGACTCAGGGGACAGGCCACATCAACGAAGACCTGCTCCGTGCACATCTCCCTTCGCCGGGCCCCGACAGCGTGATCTTTCTCTGTGGTCCTCCTCCCATGGTCGATGCGCTGGAAGCCACGCTCAAGAAGATCGGGCACGGCCAGCAGGCGATTATTCTACCGTAA
- a CDS encoding VOC family protein codes for MKVPFTLGPVWHFGLAVRDSRASAKWFMKLFGLEKAFEHDGWVGVGNKNVLIVFFNGKPSPKTIGHVAFHLPNMAALKKALAHLKKHKVAVEDPGEEIGPVAPGSPHIGLWFKDPDGYRWELAVYKRR; via the coding sequence ATGAAGGTTCCGTTCACGCTTGGGCCCGTGTGGCATTTCGGTTTGGCGGTCCGCGATTCGCGGGCGAGCGCCAAGTGGTTCATGAAGCTGTTCGGCCTGGAGAAAGCGTTCGAACATGACGGCTGGGTCGGGGTCGGCAATAAGAACGTTCTCATCGTCTTTTTCAACGGCAAGCCCTCGCCCAAGACGATCGGGCATGTCGCCTTCCACTTGCCGAACATGGCGGCGCTCAAAAAAGCCTTGGCCCATTTGAAGAAGCACAAGGTCGCGGTCGAGGATCCGGGAGAAGAAATCGGACCGGTCGCGCCGGGCTCCCCTCATATAGGCTTGTGGTTCAAGGACCCGGACGGGTACCGGTGGGAATTGGCCGTCTACAAGCGACGATAG